A genomic window from Triticum urartu cultivar G1812 chromosome 7, Tu2.1, whole genome shotgun sequence includes:
- the LOC125521322 gene encoding membrane protein of ER body-like protein isoform X1: protein MMEVAVESPQPAAWDHFKEEVEIMEAEGGGTAVATAAAAAAAAGELLTREIKKRLLVHARENGNGHGHGNGGGAEEPEAAPEVEHKEEEEAPEEPKVAEEEQQHKSIFFDAAKGLWKCRHCDWTYRLSSPCGNGTIDHRGYRHQIERNSESLVEKKGSFYGSPNKVPDIITEVSARYLVTGTMRSGDGKEEANETPSTKDKQLEAHENGNVQEINHGPSNGKLENGSHSNGSHQVPNGAEPKTEYLFEINKTQMYPTEVDKDKHVTEAQPKVEEYDLEKILDQQETHDLFCPNCKSCITRRVILKKRKRTVRPANPHAPSKRPYTEEVLVPLPSATLPGSDEQESPDVFRCLSCFSFFIPAGCSFNIFRIFGRRDLDQVDVLPPPASVDTPPRSENCTSWLLSCFQPEDCPNQPHPADSVTVPLLSGTQSSNNTTTTTESSRSYVHHSHGTVVKPEQSRVESPLENQAAPDPATTPVLSDTQSPNDTTTTTGSSTYYVHHSQGTVANPEHSTAESSSDHQTTTITTTTTTKATATSSSTNTSSHTASATGFFHTDTLEVITGEMPPSKPDGGANHHLLGHDDVHRTATTASENGFTTHSVHASGVKVNGPNVTNVARGDISTTPIPQTTDSHHVAVSVPEEVNLVAPRPQQRDDWDIPKAIVYGGLVESVTSLSVVSAAASSGAKTLDIFILGIANLIGGLPVIYHNIAVLRDIRDVNDDERVGQYWLQLGRRSKARLHMVLALLSYIVFGLLPPVVYGLSFRESNDRENKMMAVAGASLACIALLALGKAHVQTAPRAYFKTLMYYLTIAVSSSGLSYVAGVLITRLLEHFGIIEQGGLAAPAPPGLSFAHSEGAQTSAWASF from the exons ATGATGGAGGTGGCGGTGGAGAGCCCGCAGCCAGCGGCATGGGACCACTTCAAAGAGGAGGTGGAGATCATGGAGGCGGAGGGCGGCGGCACTGccgtcgccaccgccgccgctgctgctgctgcagcaGGGGAGCTGCTGACCAGGGAGATCAAGAAGAGGCTGTTGGTCCATGCCCGTGAGAATGGGAATGGCCATGGCCATGGcaatggaggaggagcagaggagcCCGAGGCTGCTCCTGAGGTGGAGCataaggaggaggaggaggctccGGAAGAACCCAAGGTTGCTGAAGAGGAGCAGCAGCACAAGAGTATCTTCTTCGATGCAGCCAAAG GGTTGTGGAAGTGCCGGCACTGCGATTGGACGTACCGCTTGAGTAGTCCCTGTGGAAATGGTACCATAGATCATCGAGGCTATCGCCACCAAATCGAACGGAATAGCGAATCGTTAGTTGAGAAGAAAGGATCGTTTTACGGTTCACCGAACAAAG TTCCTGATATTATTACTGAGGTAAGTGCCAGATATCTGGTCACGGGAACGATGCGATCTGGTGACGGAAAGGAAGAAGCGAATGAAACTCCGAGTACAAAAGACAAGCAGCTTGAAGCACATGAAAATGGCAATGTTCAAGAAATCAACCATGGTCCAAGCAATGGCAAGTTAGAAAATGGATCACACTCGAATGGTTCGCATCAGGTCCCCAACGGTGCTGAACCTAAGACAGAGTACCTGTTTGAAATCAACAAGACTCAAATGTACCCAACTGAAGTTGACAAGGACAAACATGTCACTGAGGCTCAACCGAAGGTCGAAGAGTACGACCTTGAGAAGATTTTGGACCAGCAAGAAACTCATGACCTCTTCTGTCCCAACTGCAAATCATGCATAACTCGGAGGGTGATCCTGAAGAAGAGGAAAAGGACAGTAAGGCCAGCAAACCCCCATGCACCATCAAAGAGACCGTACACTGAAGAAGTACTAGTGCCACTGCCTTCTGCTACTTTACCTGGAAGTGATGAGCAGGAGTCACCCGACGTGTTCAGATGTTTGTCATGCTTCTCCTTCTTCATTCCGGCAG GATGCAGTTTCAACATATTCCGTATTTTTGGGAGGAGGGATTTGGACCAAGTTGATGTTCTGCCTCCTCCGGCATCAGTGGACACGCCTCCTCGGTCTGAAAATTGCACAAGTTGGCTTCTGTCTTGTTTCCAGCCAGAAGATTGCCCAAACCAACCTCATCCTGCTG ATTCAGTGACGGTGCCACTGTTGTCCGGTACACAGAGCTCCAACAATACAACCACAACAACTGAATCTAGCAGATCATATGTTCATCATAGTCATGGCACGGTTGTAAAGCCGGAGCAGTCGAGAGTCGAATCACCTTTGGAGAACCAAGCTGCACCAG ATCCAGCGACAACGCCAGTGTTGTCTGATACGCAAAGCCCCAATGATACAACCACAACAACTGGATCTAGTACATACTATGTTCATCATAGTCAGGGCACAGTTGCTAACCCAGAGCATTCGACTGCCGAATCATCGTCGGACCATCAGACCACCACAATCACCACAACTACAACCACGAAAGCAACGGCTACATCATCCTCTACAAACACTTCATCTCACACCGCGTCTGCTACAG GTTTCTTCCACACAGACACACTGGAAGTGATAACCGGTGAAATGCCTCCCTCAAAGCCTGACGGTGGTGCAAATCACCACCTACTTGGCCATGATG ATGTTCACAGAACTGCAACGACTGCCTCCGAGAATGGCTTTACAACCCATTCAGTTCACGCTTCAGGAGTGAAGGTCAATGGCCCGAATGTGACAAATGTCGCGAGGGGCGACATATCAACTACGCCGATTCCTCAAACAACAGATTCACATCATGTAGCGGTATCAGTCCCTGAAGAAGTGAATCTGGTTGCTCCTAGACCACAACAGAGGGATGACTGGGATATACCGAAAGCCATAGTGTATGGAGGCTTAGTGGAGTCGGTCACCAGCCTCTCCGTTGTTTCAGCAGCAGCATCAAGTGGAGCAAAAACAT TGGACATATTCATCCTGGGCATAGCCAACCTTATCGGAGGGCTTCCTGTCATTTACCACAAT ATCGCCGTTCTGAGAGACATCCGAGACGTGAACGACGACGAGCGGGTCGGCCAGTACTGGCTGCAGCTCGGAAGGCGGTCGAAAGCCCGGCTCCACATGGTCCTGGCCCTGCTCTCATACATCGTGTTCGGGCTGCTTCCACCAGTCGTCTACGGGTTGTCGTTCCGCGAGAGCAATGACAGGGAGAACAAGATGATGGCCGTCGCCGGCGCTTCACTCGCGTGCATCGCTCTGCTAGCGCTCGGAAAGGCGCATGTACAGACAGCACCCAGGGCATACTTCAAGACTCTCATGTACTACCTGACCATCGCCGTGAGCTCGTCGGGGCTGTCGTACGTCGCAGGTGTGCTGATCACGCGGCTCTTGGAGCACTTTGGAATCATCGAGCAAGGTGGATTGGCTGCTCCTGCTCCTCCAGGCCTGTCGTTCGCTCATTCAGAGGGTGCACAGACATCTGCATGGGCCTCATTCTGA
- the LOC125521322 gene encoding membrane protein of ER body-like protein isoform X2: MMEVAVESPQPAAWDHFKEEVEIMEAEGGGTAVATAAAAAAAAGELLTREIKKRLLVHARENGNGHGHGNGGGAEEPEAAPEVEHKEEEEAPEEPKVAEEEQQHKSIFFDAAKVPDIITEVSARYLVTGTMRSGDGKEEANETPSTKDKQLEAHENGNVQEINHGPSNGKLENGSHSNGSHQVPNGAEPKTEYLFEINKTQMYPTEVDKDKHVTEAQPKVEEYDLEKILDQQETHDLFCPNCKSCITRRVILKKRKRTVRPANPHAPSKRPYTEEVLVPLPSATLPGSDEQESPDVFRCLSCFSFFIPAGCSFNIFRIFGRRDLDQVDVLPPPASVDTPPRSENCTSWLLSCFQPEDCPNQPHPADSVTVPLLSGTQSSNNTTTTTESSRSYVHHSHGTVVKPEQSRVESPLENQAAPDPATTPVLSDTQSPNDTTTTTGSSTYYVHHSQGTVANPEHSTAESSSDHQTTTITTTTTTKATATSSSTNTSSHTASATGFFHTDTLEVITGEMPPSKPDGGANHHLLGHDDVHRTATTASENGFTTHSVHASGVKVNGPNVTNVARGDISTTPIPQTTDSHHVAVSVPEEVNLVAPRPQQRDDWDIPKAIVYGGLVESVTSLSVVSAAASSGAKTLDIFILGIANLIGGLPVIYHNIAVLRDIRDVNDDERVGQYWLQLGRRSKARLHMVLALLSYIVFGLLPPVVYGLSFRESNDRENKMMAVAGASLACIALLALGKAHVQTAPRAYFKTLMYYLTIAVSSSGLSYVAGVLITRLLEHFGIIEQGGLAAPAPPGLSFAHSEGAQTSAWASF; encoded by the exons ATGATGGAGGTGGCGGTGGAGAGCCCGCAGCCAGCGGCATGGGACCACTTCAAAGAGGAGGTGGAGATCATGGAGGCGGAGGGCGGCGGCACTGccgtcgccaccgccgccgctgctgctgctgcagcaGGGGAGCTGCTGACCAGGGAGATCAAGAAGAGGCTGTTGGTCCATGCCCGTGAGAATGGGAATGGCCATGGCCATGGcaatggaggaggagcagaggagcCCGAGGCTGCTCCTGAGGTGGAGCataaggaggaggaggaggctccGGAAGAACCCAAGGTTGCTGAAGAGGAGCAGCAGCACAAGAGTATCTTCTTCGATGCAGCCAAAG TTCCTGATATTATTACTGAGGTAAGTGCCAGATATCTGGTCACGGGAACGATGCGATCTGGTGACGGAAAGGAAGAAGCGAATGAAACTCCGAGTACAAAAGACAAGCAGCTTGAAGCACATGAAAATGGCAATGTTCAAGAAATCAACCATGGTCCAAGCAATGGCAAGTTAGAAAATGGATCACACTCGAATGGTTCGCATCAGGTCCCCAACGGTGCTGAACCTAAGACAGAGTACCTGTTTGAAATCAACAAGACTCAAATGTACCCAACTGAAGTTGACAAGGACAAACATGTCACTGAGGCTCAACCGAAGGTCGAAGAGTACGACCTTGAGAAGATTTTGGACCAGCAAGAAACTCATGACCTCTTCTGTCCCAACTGCAAATCATGCATAACTCGGAGGGTGATCCTGAAGAAGAGGAAAAGGACAGTAAGGCCAGCAAACCCCCATGCACCATCAAAGAGACCGTACACTGAAGAAGTACTAGTGCCACTGCCTTCTGCTACTTTACCTGGAAGTGATGAGCAGGAGTCACCCGACGTGTTCAGATGTTTGTCATGCTTCTCCTTCTTCATTCCGGCAG GATGCAGTTTCAACATATTCCGTATTTTTGGGAGGAGGGATTTGGACCAAGTTGATGTTCTGCCTCCTCCGGCATCAGTGGACACGCCTCCTCGGTCTGAAAATTGCACAAGTTGGCTTCTGTCTTGTTTCCAGCCAGAAGATTGCCCAAACCAACCTCATCCTGCTG ATTCAGTGACGGTGCCACTGTTGTCCGGTACACAGAGCTCCAACAATACAACCACAACAACTGAATCTAGCAGATCATATGTTCATCATAGTCATGGCACGGTTGTAAAGCCGGAGCAGTCGAGAGTCGAATCACCTTTGGAGAACCAAGCTGCACCAG ATCCAGCGACAACGCCAGTGTTGTCTGATACGCAAAGCCCCAATGATACAACCACAACAACTGGATCTAGTACATACTATGTTCATCATAGTCAGGGCACAGTTGCTAACCCAGAGCATTCGACTGCCGAATCATCGTCGGACCATCAGACCACCACAATCACCACAACTACAACCACGAAAGCAACGGCTACATCATCCTCTACAAACACTTCATCTCACACCGCGTCTGCTACAG GTTTCTTCCACACAGACACACTGGAAGTGATAACCGGTGAAATGCCTCCCTCAAAGCCTGACGGTGGTGCAAATCACCACCTACTTGGCCATGATG ATGTTCACAGAACTGCAACGACTGCCTCCGAGAATGGCTTTACAACCCATTCAGTTCACGCTTCAGGAGTGAAGGTCAATGGCCCGAATGTGACAAATGTCGCGAGGGGCGACATATCAACTACGCCGATTCCTCAAACAACAGATTCACATCATGTAGCGGTATCAGTCCCTGAAGAAGTGAATCTGGTTGCTCCTAGACCACAACAGAGGGATGACTGGGATATACCGAAAGCCATAGTGTATGGAGGCTTAGTGGAGTCGGTCACCAGCCTCTCCGTTGTTTCAGCAGCAGCATCAAGTGGAGCAAAAACAT TGGACATATTCATCCTGGGCATAGCCAACCTTATCGGAGGGCTTCCTGTCATTTACCACAAT ATCGCCGTTCTGAGAGACATCCGAGACGTGAACGACGACGAGCGGGTCGGCCAGTACTGGCTGCAGCTCGGAAGGCGGTCGAAAGCCCGGCTCCACATGGTCCTGGCCCTGCTCTCATACATCGTGTTCGGGCTGCTTCCACCAGTCGTCTACGGGTTGTCGTTCCGCGAGAGCAATGACAGGGAGAACAAGATGATGGCCGTCGCCGGCGCTTCACTCGCGTGCATCGCTCTGCTAGCGCTCGGAAAGGCGCATGTACAGACAGCACCCAGGGCATACTTCAAGACTCTCATGTACTACCTGACCATCGCCGTGAGCTCGTCGGGGCTGTCGTACGTCGCAGGTGTGCTGATCACGCGGCTCTTGGAGCACTTTGGAATCATCGAGCAAGGTGGATTGGCTGCTCCTGCTCCTCCAGGCCTGTCGTTCGCTCATTCAGAGGGTGCACAGACATCTGCATGGGCCTCATTCTGA